Proteins found in one Odontesthes bonariensis isolate fOdoBon6 chromosome 11, fOdoBon6.hap1, whole genome shotgun sequence genomic segment:
- the LOC142391164 gene encoding stonustoxin subunit beta-like, with protein MRCGSFYWSFFWTPPATRSSPGPETAGSSRCPTPQRVEPAGERWLTPGLRKYSCRLTIDTNTVSRKLKLSDSNRKVTCVREDQSYPDHPDRFHGRCPQLLCRNVLTGRCYWEVEWRGRVIISVSYRGVSRRGGDRDCVFGGNDQSWSLICSDGGYYSVYHNERETSISSSSSSSSSSSSSSSSSSSSSSSSVCNRAAVYVDRPAGTLSFYRVSSDTLIHLHTFSTTFTEEPLHPGFGFWSPGSWLSLC; from the exons TTGTGGCAGTTTTTACTGGAGCTTCTTCTGGACTCCACCTGCAACACGTTCCTCTCCTGGACCGGAGACGGCCGGGAGTTCAAGATGTCCGACCCCACAGAG ggtggagcctgctggagaacgatggctgacaccagggctgaggaagt attcctgccgactcacaatcgacacaaacacagtgagcaggaaactgaaactgtctgacagcaacaggaaggtgacatgTGTGAGAGAGGatcagtcatatcctgatcatccagacaggtttcATGGCAGGtgtcctcagctgctgtgtagaaatgttctgactggtcgctgttactgggaggtcgagtggagaggaagagttattatatcagtgagttacagaggagtcagcaggagaggaggagacagagactgtgtgtttggagggaatgatcagtcctggagtctgatctgctctgatggaggttattACTCTGTCTATCACAATGAGAGAGAaacatccatctcctcctcctcctcctcctcctcctcctcctcctcctcctcctcctcctcctcctcctcctcctcctcctctgtctgtaacagagcagcagtgtatgtggaccgtcctgctggcactctgtccttctacagagtctcctctgacacactgatccacctccacaccttcagcaccacattcactgaagaacctctgcatcctgggTTTGGGTTCTGGTCACCTGGttcctggttgtctctgtgctga